The following is a genomic window from Vibrio cyclitrophicus.
ATTCAGTGTGCCGATAACCTTGTTCGCTAAGGTAATGACTTCAGCTAAATTCTGTTTTTGTTTTTCAGCTAACTCTAATTTCCAGAGGATCTGTTTGATCACCCCTTCTTCTGTGAATCCTTCTTTCACCATGTCATAAGGTGCAGTCAGGCTGGCAAACTCAACAATATCTGGATGCCATTCTGAAAAATCGTCGTACGCTAAGTTTATTCCTGCAATGCGATTTCTTAACTCTCGAAATTCATCTTCCGCTTTGTCTAAGTCAGATTGCATCAACAGCATTAAGAATGTGTTCGCCATTGCCGAAGCACTTGCCGTGAATCGGTTAGCGGCATCATGTGCTTCGGGGTTATTCTGAACTAAAAAAGAGCTAATACGATTCATTTCAGGCCCAATAGAACTAACACCGTAGCGAAACCCTCCTATTTGGCTATCAATGAGGTTTTGTTTACCTTGAATATCAATCTGAGCCAATAACACGCTGTTGGTCATATGTTGTAGCTGAGCCATATCATCAATCAGGCTTTGCTTTTGCTCTAGAGAAATCGCATCGGGGAAGGATTGAGAAATAAAAAGAAGTTCGTCTAGCGTTTGATTGCTCTCTGCAGCTAATTGCTCAATTGCTGATCGTGTTGTGTTGAGTGTGTCTAAATCGGTTGATTGCGTGCTGTAGGTAAGGAGTTTTACTTGTTCTAATACGCTCTGCGTCAACTGAGCGTTGTTTAGTGCTAGGGGCAATGCTTGTTCAGACAACGTATCAAAATGCCCTCCAACCCGCTCTACACCTCGAATACTGACCATCGATAAAAAGGTGACGAGCAAAAGAATCGAAATAAATACAGCAGTGACGGTTTGAATGAGCGAGAATGTATAACGTGAAGGTTTTATTGATAAATTTGTGTCGGGCATGTGAAATCCAGTTTGACTACGAAAAGAGATATCCTTAAGTTGTTCCGTATACTAGAAGTCGTTGATGACGTTTTTATTTCAGTTTTTTGTCAGAAGAGTTACATATGAAAATCAGAAAAATGCTTGCAGTTACAATAACTTTAGTAACATTGACTGCTTGTAGCTCTACGCCACCGCCTTTTAGTTACAATAAAGTACCGTCAAAACCCTTATCGAAATCAGAGCAAGCTACCGCAAATGCGTATTTGAGCGTGTACGAGCAATGGAAAGGTGTCCCTTATCATTTTGGCGGCACTTCATTTCGAGGAATAGATTGTTCGGCTTTCGTTCAAATCGCTGTTCAGAATGCAACGCAACAGGCTTTGCCGCGCACGACCAAAGATCAGAGTAAACAAGGTGTAGAAATTGCGTATGAGCAAGCAATAAGTGGTGACTTAGTATTTTTCAAAACCTCACCAAAAGTACGACATGTAGGTGTTTATCTGGGAAACAAACAGTTCTTACATGCGTCGACATCTAAAGGTGTGATTATCTCAAGGTTGGATAACCCTTATTGGGCTTCGAAGTTTTGGCACTTTAGGCGCATATAACGCGTCAGTCTTTCGCCTCTTTGATAACGCTTACGACCCGGTGAATAGATGTACTTAAGAAGCACTAACGCTTAAAATATTAGTGCTTCAAATAGAGTCGTTCAAAATACTGGTGCTTAAAACTTCTAATGCTTAAAGAAATAAGCTCTGACGGTTAATCGTATTTAGCGACAGCAGTATCAAATAAGTTTTTAACTAAGGCGATGTATTCGTCTAGGAACACAATCTGCTCGTTAGTTGCTTTCTTTGCCCAAACGCCCGCAAGCACTTCACCTAAATCAGCGACTACGGCATCTGCTTCTTTCAACAATTGAAAGCGCACGCTAGAGTGCAGTTCAGGATTTTGTTCAAAGATAGCCATGATGTTGGTTGAAATCATGTCAGTAACAATGTCTTCTACACTTTCATTTCCTGTATCACCATTACTGTTGGTAAATACATCCAAATTGAACGATAAGTGCTCGATTAAAGCCAAATAGCCATCGGTTTCTACAACCACAATAAATCTCCGTTTTAAGCTCTAGAGCAGATTAATACGTATTAAGCTAATACTATGTAAATGAAGTCATTTGTCATCATTTTATTATCAAAAGTCGTATTTAAATGATCCCTGTTAGCATTTAAGCTCAAAATTGAATCAATGTACAAATAAAGCCAGAAAGTTCGACTTAGCAATAGCTTTCAACATTTTTAAATACGCAAGAACATAAGTTTTGCTATCCATGACTTACCCTAGCATGAGTACCTACTAAAATTTAAGCGTAAACAATAACAACCCATGCGCACTTTTCTAGTTAGTAGCCTAACATTGAACGTCAACTGTGAGGTTTATTCCAAAGTGCATGTGGCTACCATTTGTCATTTTTTATCGAGTTATCAATGGTATTGAATTAGCTTGAGTTCACAGATTAGCCAATTCATTCATCATAAGAAGGCTTAGAATTAAGAACATTGACTAGTGCGTCTATAAATCGCTCAGTTTTATCCTAAACTATTGTTAATCAACAAACCGTATTTCT
Proteins encoded in this region:
- a CDS encoding DUF3802 family protein, whose protein sequence is MVVETDGYLALIEHLSFNLDVFTNSNGDTGNESVEDIVTDMISTNIMAIFEQNPELHSSVRFQLLKEADAVVADLGEVLAGVWAKKATNEQIVFLDEYIALVKNLFDTAVAKYD
- a CDS encoding C40 family peptidase, coding for MKIRKMLAVTITLVTLTACSSTPPPFSYNKVPSKPLSKSEQATANAYLSVYEQWKGVPYHFGGTSFRGIDCSAFVQIAVQNATQQALPRTTKDQSKQGVEIAYEQAISGDLVFFKTSPKVRHVGVYLGNKQFLHASTSKGVIISRLDNPYWASKFWHFRRI